In one Candidatus Absconditicoccus praedator genomic region, the following are encoded:
- a CDS encoding M48 family metallopeptidase, with translation MVSDPILHAFTNLLIWLPVLLFLGSVSFYYHKDFIFSITGVNEVTRKEEPFIYNTVENLCISRGLKTPNIGIIEDNKLNAFAIGWNDKNSWIVFTRGLIENLTKKEIQAVAAHELTHIKNKDNLLILIIILFIGVIKTLGEAIIRSLRYNSSGNKGGIYFFIIGTVLLIVGHIIFPFVQLAITKSREFLADAGAVELTKDKDSMISALKKIQKEKNSLSLEEKSIYHMYIENPSSKNGWTNSHPSIEDRIKALESY, from the coding sequence GTGGTATCAGACCCTATATTGCATGCTTTTACAAATTTACTTATATGGTTACCAGTTCTATTATTTTTGTGATCAGTATCATTCTATTATCATAAAGATTTTATATTTTCTATCACTTGAGTTAATGAAGTCACAAGAAAAGAGGAACCTTTTATATATAATACAGTAGAAAATTTATGTATTTCAAGATGACTCAAAACACCAAATATTTGAATAATAGAAGATAATAAATTAAATGCATTTGCTATATGATGGAATGATAAAAATTCTTGGATAGTCTTCACTAGAGGTCTAATAGAAAACCTAACAAAAAAAGAAATCCAAGCAGTTGCAGCTCATGAATTAACTCATATTAAGAATAAAGATAATTTACTAATTTTGATAATTATTCTTTTTATATGAGTTATCAAAACCTTATGAGAAGCAATCATAAGAAGCTTGAGATATAATAGTTCAGGGAACAAAGGAGGGATTTATTTTTTCATTATATGAACAGTTTTATTGATAGTTGGCCATATAATTTTCCCTTTTGTGCAGCTTGCCATAACTAAAAGTAGAGAGTTTTTAGCTGATGCTTGAGCTGTAGAACTAACCAAAGATAAAGATTCTATGATATCTGCATTAAAAAAAATTCAAAAAGAAAAAAATTCATTAAGTTTAGAAGAAAAAAGTATTTACCATATGTATATAGAAAATCCATCATCTAAAAATGGGTGGACAAATTCACATCCAAGCATAGAAGATAGAATAAAAGCATTAGAAAGTTATTAA